A genomic region of Zea mays cultivar B73 chromosome 6, Zm-B73-REFERENCE-NAM-5.0, whole genome shotgun sequence contains the following coding sequences:
- the LOC103629124 gene encoding protein FAR-RED ELONGATED HYPOCOTYL 3-like, which translates to MYCGRMTSTQRSESQNRVLKDGYVNNVTSLHIFAKRVLDSIQHTDHMDAGESHYSQTEVVRACKSRFDEQLSRVYTRAVYNEYKREYINSTAFVIEPDPGVECGYLVKHEKGDGTFCWAQHAFKVVADKAAGVYKCECMQWEHTGLFCMHIIKAFTHLQVQNIPEKYILKRYTRNARSVVPWDRHDVSVGGQNETEQSRLSKLLPKLMRLGRAGSKSDRAYTETIRHIDMITPGIELLRTAEIGPIGPDEATNTELQQDAEGRRNIGPIAPTQQSSDNNIEPVVMPTGPTPPPESGLNPDSANCLTDLRLTEPPVSRTKGRKSASGAKCAKNSVEPANPYNTYSGGQGIRECQTCHVRGHYSTTCPQNPNRSRAAENKDKKRSAKTVGWTPRKRGRPTIKKGLDGNQDEVQSEGDDTQQSGCTMAVQESAAHAVIARIRRATTCHVNYQDESD; encoded by the exons ATGTACTGTGGGCGAATGACTTCCACCCAGAGATCTGAGAGCCAAAACAGGGTTTTGAAAGATGGTTATGTTAACAATGTGACAAGCCTGCATATATTTGCAAAGAGGGTGCTTGACTCGATTCAGCACACAGACCACATGGATGCTGGGGAGTCACACTACtcacag ACTGAAGTTGTCAGAGCCTGCAAATCAAGATTTGATGAGCAACTCAGCAGGGTGTACACCAGGGCTGTGTACAATGAATACAAGAGGGAATATATTAACAGCACAGCTTTTGTGATAGAGCCTGATCCGGGAGTGGAATGCGGTTACTTGGTGAAACATGAGAAAGGTGATGGGACATTTTGCTGGGCACAACACGCATTCAAGGTGGTGGCTGACAAAGCAGCAGGCGTGTATAAATGCGAATGCATGCAGTGGGAGCATACAG GTCTGTTCTGCATGCACATAATAAAGGCATTCACCCACCTCCAAGTCCAAAACATACCTGAAAAGTACATTCTGAAGCGATATACACGTAATGCAAGATCTGTGGTTCCGTGGGACCGACACGATGTGAGTGTTGGTGGTCAAAATGAGACAGAGCAGTCAAGGTTGTCGAAGCTGCTGCCAAAGTTAATGCGACTGGGAAGAGCGGGAAGCAAATCTGATAGAGCATACACTGAAACTATCAGGCACATCGACATGATAACTCCTGGGATTGAGCTTCTACGAACAGCGGAGATTGGTCCGATTGGTCCGGACGAAGCAACAAATACTGAGTTGCAGCAAGATGCAGAAGGACGGCGGAATATTGGTCCCATTGCACCAACACAACAAAGTTCTGACAACAATATAGAACctgttgtgatgccaactggacctACACCACCACCGGAATCGGGCCTGAATCCAGATTCTGCAAACTGCCTCACTGATCTAAGATTGACTGAACCGCCAGTGTCGCGCACGAAGGGTAGGAAGTCTGCCAGTGGGGCTAAATGTGCTAAAAATAGTGTGGAACCTGCTAATCCATACAACACATATAGTGGTGGTCAGGGCATAAGAGAGTGCCAAACCTGCCATGTTAGGGGGCACTATAGCACAACATGCCCTCAGAACCCAAACAGAAGCAGAGCGGCCGAGAACAAGGACAAAAAGAGAAGTGCGAAAACTGTAGGTTGGACTCCAAGAAAAAGAGGTCGCCCAACAATAAAAAAAGGACTAGATGGGAATCAAGATGAGGTACAGAGTGAGGGGGATGATACACAGCAATCTGGGTGCACTATGGCGGTGCAGGAGTCAGCAGCACACGCGGTGATTGCAAGAATTAGGAGGGCGACAACTTGCCATGTTAATTACCAGGACGAAAGTGATTAA